A section of the Anabaena cylindrica PCC 7122 genome encodes:
- a CDS encoding lipoxygenase family protein gives MTKYTSLTEQKGYYRYHPNGLEQKGYARLFPYVGEDGAIRYILTKLYQNLLEQGKLSQPWTLLLTQLENKIADLDESWVNISTLLVDCKVFQSGWFNFDLPPNEQFNNSYIRERKKLVERLLAANKAVEAVDKNLPPLKRNAEQRKLFFQALAKYGVKPPIMSMIHERDGGLSDREFVRQRVAGANPTVLRRVQTNDQNFLQALATQPYKLANNGTIDLIKSASENRLFIADYPLLRNLKVTDLQPGKYVGSPTALFYRTDKGLEPILIEVQKGRVITPGITGEAADDWMKAKLYFQTADATHHELIAHLSYTHLAMEALAIATPRQLASNHPVYQLLSPHFQFLIAINNRGNNVLLAAGSAIENLMAPTLEASSKLMNQAYREKSFWYYSLLNDIEVRGIEPKLLPDFPYRDDALLLWEAIAKYTTRYLQRYYPDDKAVQQDPYLQAWADELSAPLNTRPKSDFPQAPAWFPKELVTESGIEPQELPSYPRVPGFTKIGSLQQLIDIATITIFTCGPQHAAVNFSQFDYFGYVPNAPFANYNRPDTPTSLEEFLPSTDKDLEQMRLTSALSGIFWGKLGSSNLIQFADKIDKQILAQFQTDLLEIEAKIKARNQQRLTESGVEYSYLLPSRIPNSINI, from the coding sequence ATGACAAAATACACATCTTTAACTGAACAAAAAGGTTACTATCGCTATCACCCCAATGGGTTAGAACAAAAGGGATATGCACGCTTATTTCCCTATGTTGGGGAAGATGGCGCTATACGCTACATTTTAACTAAATTATATCAAAATCTTTTAGAACAAGGAAAACTTTCACAACCTTGGACTTTATTGTTGACCCAGCTAGAAAATAAAATTGCAGATTTAGATGAAAGTTGGGTAAATATCTCAACTTTGTTGGTGGACTGTAAAGTTTTTCAATCAGGATGGTTTAATTTCGATTTACCACCCAATGAACAATTTAATAATAGTTATATTCGGGAAAGAAAGAAGTTAGTAGAAAGGCTTTTAGCTGCCAATAAAGCAGTCGAAGCAGTAGATAAAAATCTACCTCCACTCAAAAGAAATGCAGAACAAAGAAAGTTATTTTTTCAAGCTTTAGCAAAGTATGGTGTTAAGCCTCCTATCATGAGTATGATTCATGAGCGAGATGGGGGGTTGAGCGATCGCGAATTTGTTCGTCAAAGAGTAGCTGGTGCAAACCCCACAGTGCTAAGACGAGTGCAAACAAATGACCAAAATTTTCTCCAAGCTTTGGCTACTCAACCTTATAAATTAGCGAATAATGGGACAATAGATTTAATTAAGTCTGCCAGTGAAAACCGTCTATTTATCGCTGATTATCCACTACTGAGAAATTTAAAAGTTACGGATTTACAACCTGGTAAATATGTGGGTAGTCCGACAGCTTTATTTTACCGTACAGATAAAGGTTTAGAACCTATATTAATTGAAGTGCAAAAAGGTAGAGTTATAACTCCAGGAATTACTGGAGAAGCAGCAGATGATTGGATGAAAGCAAAATTATATTTTCAAACTGCGGATGCTACCCATCATGAATTGATTGCTCATTTGAGTTATACTCATTTAGCAATGGAAGCATTAGCCATTGCCACCCCCAGACAGTTAGCAAGTAATCACCCAGTTTATCAATTATTATCTCCCCATTTTCAGTTTTTAATTGCCATCAATAATCGGGGTAATAACGTACTCTTAGCAGCAGGATCAGCAATTGAGAATTTAATGGCTCCCACCTTAGAAGCATCTTCTAAATTGATGAATCAGGCTTATCGAGAGAAGTCTTTTTGGTATTATTCCCTGTTGAATGACATCGAAGTGCGGGGAATTGAACCGAAGTTATTACCAGATTTTCCTTACCGAGACGATGCTTTGTTATTATGGGAAGCGATCGCTAAATATACCACTCGTTATTTACAGCGTTACTATCCAGACGATAAAGCAGTACAACAAGACCCCTATTTACAAGCTTGGGCTGATGAATTAAGCGCACCTTTAAACACCCGTCCCAAATCAGACTTTCCCCAAGCACCTGCATGGTTCCCCAAAGAATTAGTCACAGAATCAGGAATAGAACCCCAAGAATTACCTTCCTATCCCCGTGTACCTGGGTTTACAAAAATTGGTAGTTTGCAACAACTAATCGACATAGCCACTATCACCATCTTTACCTGTGGACCTCAACACGCAGCCGTAAACTTTAGCCAATTCGATTACTTTGGCTACGTTCCCAATGCACCCTTTGCAAACTATAACCGACCAGATACACCAACCAGTTTAGAGGAATTTTTGCCCTCAACAGATAAAGATTTAGAGCAGATGCGGTTAACTTCTGCATTAAGTGGAATTTTTTGGGGTAAGTTGGGAAGTTCTAATTTAATTCAGTTTGCAGATAA